From the genome of Impatiens glandulifera chromosome 9, dImpGla2.1, whole genome shotgun sequence, one region includes:
- the LOC124914306 gene encoding UDP-glycosyltransferase 91A1-like — MSSMAEKINSKLHIVMFPWLAFGHMIPYLNLAKLIAQKGHTVSFVSTPRNIDRLPRIPPHLSSHLVYVKIALPPVNGLPESAQATTDLPYDKVQLLKKALDGMQDPMALFLQASNPDWVMYDFAAYWMGPLASRLGIRSAFFSIMIAACVGFAVGPAEALFNGGDNGRNKLEDFTVPASWSPPGSTVSFRIYEILRIQDSLSDNDGGLSDILRFAGSTVNCDVIAVRSCSEFEPEWIRVLEEINKKAVFPVGQLAPLESDVSDDNENEEWREIKMWLDNQEKDSVVYVAFGSEAKPTQEELTGLAIGLEKSGLSFFWVLKTRRGEFDPEVLELPNGFEERTKGRGWVCRSWAPQMKILGHESVGGFLTHSGWSSVVEAVYLEKPLILLTFLADQGINARVLEEKKMGYPIPRDEKDGSFTSESVAESLRLVMVEEQGRIYRDKMKEMKPLFCDKERQDKYVDTLLSYFQDHRGQSTRTN; from the coding sequence ATGTCTTCAATGGCGGAAAAGATTAACAGCAAGCTTCATATTGTTATGTTCCCATGGCTAGCCTTCGGTCACATGATTCCATACTTGAATCTGGCCAAGCTCATCGCTCAAAAGGGTCATACAGTCTCTTTCGTCTCCACTCCAAGAAACATAGATCGTCTCCCCAGAATTCCTCCCCATCTTTCCTCTCACCTAGTCTACGTGAAAATCGCTCTCCCCCCAGTCAACGGCCTGCCGGAATCTGCCCAGGCCACCACCGATTTACCCTACGATAAAGTCCAATTGCTCAAGAAAGCCTTAGATGGGATGCAGGACCCCATGGCTCTGTTTCTCCAAGCCTCCAATCCTGACTGGGTCATGTACGACTTCGCCGCTTACTGGATGGGTCCCTTGGCCTCTAGACTAGGCATTCGGAGCGCCTTCTTCAGTATCATGATCGCCGCCTGCGTCGGCTTTGCGGTGGGGCCCGCGGAGGCTCTGTTTAACGGCGGGGATAATGGAAGGAACAAGCTGGAGGACTTCACCGTCCCTGCTTCGTGGTCTCCGCCGGGATCCACGGTTTCGTTTCGGATATACGAAATATTGAGGATTCAAGACAGTTTATCCGACAACGATGGAGGGTTGTCGGATATTCTACGGTTCGCGGGTAGTACAGTAAACTGCGACGTGATAGCCGTGAGGAGCTGCTCCGAGTTCGAACCAGAATGGATACGGGTGTTGGAAGAGATTAACAAAAAGGCAGTTTTCCCTGTAGGTCAGCTGGCGCCGTTAGAATCTGACGTGTCCGATGATAATGAGAACGAGGAATGGAGGGAGATTAAGATGTGGCTCGACAATCAAGAGAAAGATTCGGTGGTGTACGTAGCATTCGGGAGTGAGGCGAAGCCGACTCAGGAAGAGCTGACCGGTTTAGCAATCGGGTTGGAGAAATCTGGGTTGTCGTTTTTCTGGGTTCTGAAAACTAGGCGAGGGGAGTTCGATCCTGAGGTGCTGGAGTTACCCAACGGGTTTGAAGAGAGGACAAAGGGACGAGGGTGGGTATGTAGGAGTTGGGCGCCTCAGATGAAGATACTGGGTCACGAGTCTGTGGGTGGGTTTTTGACTCACTCCGGGTGGAGCTCAGTGGTGGAGGCGGTGTACTTGGAGAAGCCATTGATTTTGCTGACTTTCTTGGCCGACCAAGGTATTAATGCCAGGGTCCTGGAAGAGAAGAAGATGGGTTACCCGATTCCGAGAGACGAGAAAGACGGGTCATTCACGAGTGAGTCAGTGGCCGAGTCGCTGAGGCTGGTTATGGTGGAAGAACAAGGGAGGATATACAGGGACAAGATGAAGGAAATGAAGCCTCTGTTTTGCGATAAGGAGAGACAAGACAAGTATGTCGATACTCTTCTTTCTTACTTCCAAGATCACCGTGGCCAGTCAACTCGTACTAATTAA